The genomic interval TATCTTCACTTTTTGACTTGCTAATTGGTACATATGTTTTCAGCTCTGTATGTGGACCAACGTGGGATCTCTTTTGTTATATTGAAAATTTCTGTGTTGCTAATCTATTGAGGCTAGGAGTGGTATTTGTTCTATTGTACATTGGTGAGTTCACTTGTTTTGTTGTTTCATCACAATATGTTTCAACTTCACATTGTgacatcttttttgtttttttgtttatataaacATAGTTCAATTTTGGTTAACGTTTCTCAAATTGGGTATGTGTGTATTCTGTTTTGTTTCAGTTTTGTTGTTCTTGTATCTGCTGCATAAATTGGGCATATGTGGATGTCTTTGTCATTCTGCTTGCAAAATGATATGGGCATGTTTCTCTTGTTGTTTTCACTTTTGGGAGTATTCATGCACTTTCTTATGTGTTAAACTACACAATGTCAAGAGGAGGAGAAGAAGAAAGGTCAGAATGGGAATGAATCAAAACTTCTACGCTACAACTGGAGAAGAATACATTGATGAGAGCCTGTCATACCATTTTCAACCACCTGCAGAATTTAGCAGATCGTTTTCACGTCGAAGGAGAGACTTTAAAGGATCACACTTAAGAAAGTCTTTGAAGCCTAGGAGAGGTCATGCTCAAGTTGAAATTAGTAGAGATcttagttataaaaataaaggaaatcataGTAGTAGAGATCCTAGTCACAGAGGTAATGTCATTAAGCATGGTAATTTCAAAAGTACAGTACATGATATTAAGATAACACGTACATCAAAGTTTGCCAGAAAAGGTATGAATAATAGGAAAAGGGTTATTAGAGTGAAAAGGAAGTAGAATATTTCAGAGGTTATGTATGTTATTAACCACTATATAATGTTTGCTTGTatttaaacacattttttatttccttcttATTctttgataataacaatgacaaTAGCatgaagaagagaagaaatgactTTTGACCAATGCTCTTACAAAACActtcctattttttattttctagatCTTGACATgaatattgaaaatatatattcatgtatatatgttttgtgTCTCAAGAAATTGACAAATATAAGCATACAATATATAGTGTAGATACATGTATTTTGAGTCGCCCGATTAggattttatgttttttattaaataatcaatattaataattaatagttaattttgttttatgaaaaaattgaacttATGAGACTCATCAATAAATGAAAAGAAGGTTCGTATTGTTTATTAGATGTAGGAGTTGACTGGGAAATCCTACGTCAGCTGAAAAGGCAAAAAAGGAAtgaatttaagtattttttatcaATCCGTACATTACATCTAGTACTTATAAAAACAAAACGGGCGAAAAACTGTGTTTTTTAAGTAGCAATTTGCAGAGATATATAATGGACATGTCCAACCAAGCACTGCATATGGGATATTACATCATTTTTACAATCTTTTTCTTTCGGTAGAGAGGGAGTGGCGAAAAGAATAGTACAAAAAGAATAGTCCGTGAAGCTTCTCTTCTATATCATTCATGATGTTGATGATAATTAGCTTGCTGGGGCTTCCATTCTCTCTTAAAAGCTTTTAAGAGATCAATGCCAAGACCAATGTTCAGAAAATTCATTCCAGCCATGCCAAAGAGAGCCAGTGGTAATTCCACACCCTTTTCAAATTTGTGAGCATCCCTGATGAGTTTGACTGTGATGAGTACGTGAGATGCACACCTTGCCACAAAGAAGGTGACCCAATTCAGAAACCATTCTAACTTGACAATAACGCTCCTTGCATTGCGAATACCAGCCATTCGTCTCAGCTTTCTCACATGCAGAAATATTGAATGCAGCTGTCCCATCACACAAAAAATCCATCCTAGTTTAAACTCTGAACAATAATTACTAAGCATTATGCAGAAGTGCTCTATTAAAGCACGAGCCCTGGCACAGGCATTTGAACTAGCATAGCCATGGACAAGTCAACACTGGTaataataagagaaaataaactAATTGAAAGTAATGTAATCACATGTATCGGTGTTGTATCAGATACGTCTTTGATCAAAAGTGTTAGTGCTACAGAGACATTGCTTAACAATACATATACATACTGCTTAACAACACATATACATACACATGTTAAAAGGGGGAAGGGACCTTTAGTTCTGATATTCTAGTTTGTTTTGAGCAAACATGTCATTAGATATAGGACAAATTACATAAAGGGAGGAAGAAGACTTTGTGCTTACCTCACAGATGAGAGTGAGAATAAGATAGTTGATGGTGACATTTCGATACAAAGCAAGAGTGAAGCAAATTAGGAGAACCAGATGATGCACAAGGATAGAAGGGATCAAACCATTATATAAGCGGTAATGAAGCATATCCCACTGATCATATGCAAAGTAACCACATGAAAAACACAATGCTTCAAATGCCCACGGCCAAGTGCCTTCAACCAACTGGGAGTGATCGAACATTCCGCTCGACCCATTGCTTAACCACTGCTTGGACAAGATGAAGATCACTGCAAAAGATAGACCATAGCAAGATCCCAATGAGAAGAGGAAGTATCTAGGACAATCAATTAGTGTTGACAAAAAAATGACAGGATTTTACagattcatattaaaatttgaagtcTTCCTCTCTTGTAACATACACTAACCAAGTAATactctattaaaatttatgaacatttatatataaagcTATACACGTGGCCTTTTACACTACCCTCCTC from Cicer arietinum cultivar CDC Frontier isolate Library 1 chromosome 5, Cicar.CDCFrontier_v2.0, whole genome shotgun sequence carries:
- the LOC101507617 gene encoding uncharacterized protein, whose translation is MDEHKRSKVELFFFATLLLWLSSISFQILLTHRTELLYVISGSIFYQTSNSLFRFFFSNSTLTDPLFVNTSVSLIHSIVTSASVIFILSKQWLSNGSSGMFDHSQLVEGTWPWAFEALCFSCGYFAYDQWDMLHYRLYNGLIPSILVHHLVLLICFTLALYRNVTINYLILTLICELHSIFLHVRKLRRMAGIRNARSVIVKLEWFLNWVTFFVARCASHVLITVKLIRDAHKFEKGVELPLALFGMAGMNFLNIGLGIDLLKAFKREWKPQQANYHQHHE
- the LOC101507308 gene encoding uncharacterized protein, giving the protein MGNVIESFASGFGKVVANIFSSPLEFLSGKSCSSVCGPTWDLFCYIENFCVANLLRLGVVFVLLYIVLLFLYLLHKLGICGCLCHSACKMIWACFSCCFHFWEYSCTFLCVKLHNVKRRRRRKVRMGMNQNFYATTGEEYIDESLSYHFQPPAEFSRSFSRRRRDFKGSHLRKSLKPRRGHAQVEISRDLSYKNKGNHSSRDPSHRGNVIKHGNFKSTVHDIKITRTSKFARKGMNNRKRVIRVKRK